One Myotis daubentonii chromosome 3, mMyoDau2.1, whole genome shotgun sequence genomic window carries:
- the LRRC8D gene encoding volume-regulated anion channel subunit LRRC8D has protein sequence MFTLAEVASLNDIQPTYRILKPWWDVFMDYLAVVMLMVAIFAGTMQLTKDQVVCLPVLPSPVNSKAQTPPGNVDVTTNIPKMEATTDLDQHELVTSDISFDTSAVTPDIPLRARYPHPDSTAPNQEAKKEKRDPTGRKTNLDFQQYVFINQMCYHLALPWYSKYFPYLALIHTIILMVSSNFWFKYPKTCSKVEHFVSILGKCFESPWTTKALSETACEDSEENKQRITGAQTLPKHVSTSSDEGSPSASTPMINKTGFKFSAEKPVVEVPSMTILDKKDGEQAKALFEKVRKFRAHVEDSDLIYKLYVVQTVIKTAKFIFILCYTANFVNAISFEHVCKPKVEHLTGYEVFECTHNMAYMLKKLLISYISIICVYGFICLYTLFWLFRIPLKEYSFEKVREESSFSDIPDVKNDFAFLLHMVDQYDQLYSKRFGVFLSEVSENKLREISLNHEWTFEKLRQHVSRNAQDKQELHLFMLSGVPDAVFDLTDLDVLKLELIPEAKIPAKISQMTNLQELHLCHCPAKVEQTAFSFLRDHLRCLHVKFTDVAEIPAWVYLLKNLRELYLIGNLNSENNKMIGLESLRELRHLKILNVKSNLTKVPSNITDVAPHLTKLVIHNDGTKLLVLNSLKKMMNVAELELQNCELERIPHAIFSLSNLQELDLKSNNIRTIEEIISFQHLKRLTCLKLWHNKIVTIPPSITHVKNLESLYFSNNKLESLPVAVFSLQKLRCLDVSYNNISMIPIEIGLLQNLQHLHITGNKVDLLPKQLFKCVKLRTLNLGQNCISSLPDKIGQLSQLTQLELKGNCLDRLPAQLGQCRLLKKSGLVVEDHLFDTLPLEVKEALNQDTNVPFANGI, from the coding sequence ATGTTTACCCTTGCGGAAGTTGCTTCGCTTAATGACATTCAACCAACTTACCGAATCCTGAAACCATGGTGGGACGTGTTTATGGATTACCTGGCTGTCGTTATGCTGATGGTAGCCATCTTTGCAGGAACCATGCAACTTACCAAAGATCAGGTGGTCTGCTTGCCAGTATTGCCATCTCCTGTAAATTCAAAGGCACAGACACCACCAGGAAATGTCGACGTTACCACCAATATCCCGAAGATGGAagcaaccactgacctagaccaacATGAGCTGGTGACAAGTGACATTTCCTTTGACACATCTGCTGTGACACCTGACATACCTCTCAGAGCCAGATATCCTCACCCAGATTCCACAGCTCCAAATCAGGAGgcgaagaaagagaagagagatccAACAGGCCGGAAAACAAACCTGGATTTTCagcaatatgtatttattaatcaaATGTGTTACCATCTGGCCCTTCCGtggtattctaagtactttccaTACCTTGCTCTTATACATACTATTATTCTCATGGTCAGTAGCAACTTTTGGTTCAAATATCCCAAAACATGCTCGAAAGTAGAACATTTTGTTTCAATATTAGGAAAGTGCTTTGAATCTCCTTGGACTACAAAAGCGTTGTCTGAGACGGCGTGTGAAGACTCGGAGGAGAACAAGCAGAGAATAACAGGTGCCCAGACTCTACCAAAGCATGTGTCCACCAGCAGCGATGAAGGGAGCCCCAGCGCCAGTACCCCGATGATCAACAAAACTGGCTTCAAATTTTCGGCCGAGAAGCCCGTGGTTGAAGTCCCCAGCATGACCATCCTGGATAAAAAAGATGGAGAACAGGCCAAGGCCCTGTTTGAGAAAGTGAGGAAGTTCCGTGCCCACGTGGAAGACAGTGACTTGATCTATAAACTCTATGTGGTCCAAACAGTTATCAAAACTGCCAAGTTCATTTTTATCCTCTGCTATACAGCAAACTTCGTCAATGCTATCAGCTTTGAACACGTCTGCAAGCCGAAAGTTGAGCACCTGACCGGTTATGAGGTTTTTGAGTGCACCCACAACATGGCTTATATGCTGAAAAAGCTTCTCATCAGTTACATATCCATTATTTGTGTGTATGGTTTTATCTGCCTCTACACTCTCTTCTGGTTATTCAGGATACCTTTGAAGGAATATTCTTTTGAAAAAGTCCGAGAAGAGAGCAGTTTCAGCGACATTCCAGATGTCAAAAACGATTTCGCGTTCCTTCTGCACATGGTAGACCAGTACGACCAGCTGTATTCCAAGCGTTTCGGTGTGTTCTTGTCAGAAGTCAGTGAAAATAAACTTAGGGAAATTAGTTTGAACCATGAGTGGACATTTGAAAAACTCAGGCAGCATGTGTCACGCAACGCCCAGGACAAGCAGGAGCTGCATCTGTTTATGCTGTCGGGAGTGCCCGATGCTGTCTTTGACCTCACAGACCTAGATGTACTCAAACTTGAACTGATTCCAGAAGCTAAAATTCCTGCTAAGATTTCTCAAATGACTAATCTCCAAGAACTTCACCTCTGCCACTGCCCTGCAAAAGTGGAACAGACTGCGTTTAGCTTTCTCCGAGATCACTTGAGATGCCTTCATGTGAAGTTCACCGATGTGGCTGAAATTCCTGCCTGGGTCTATTTGCTCAAAAACCTTCGAGAGTTGTACTTGATAGGCAATTTGAACTCTGAAAACAATAAGATGATAGGACTTGAATCTCTCCGAGAGTTGCGGCACCTTAAGATTCTCAACGTGAAGAGCAATTTGACCAAAGTTCCCTCCAACATCACAGATGTGGCTCCACATCTTACAAAGCTAGTCATTCATAATGACGGCACTAAACTCTTGGTACTGAACAGCCTTAAGAAAATGATGAATGTCGCCGAGCTCgagctccagaactgtgagctaGAGAGAATTCCACATGCAATTTTCAGCCTTTCTAATTTACAGGAACTGGATTTAAAATCAAACAACATACGCACAATTGAAGAAATCATCAGTTTCCAGCATCTAAAACGACTGACTTGTTTGAAATTATGGCATAATAAAATTGTTACCATTCCTCCCTCCATTACCCATGTCAAAAACTTGGAGTCACTTTATTTCTCCAACAACAAGCTCGAATCCTTACCAGTGGCAGTGTTTAGTTTACAGAAACTCAGATGCTTAGATGTAAGCTACAACAACATTTCCATGATTCCAATAGAAATAGGATTGCTTCAGAACCTGCAGCATTTGCATATCACTGGGAACAAAGTGGACCTCCTGCCAAAACAATTGTTTAAATGTGTGAAGTTGAGGACTTTGAATCTGGGGCAAAATTGCATCTCCTCCCTCCCAGACAAAATTGGTCAGCTCTCCCAGCTCACCCAGCTGGAGCTGAAGGGCAACTGCTTGGACCGCCTGCCAGCCCAGCTGGGCCAGTGTCGCCTGCTCAAGAAAAGCGGGCTTGTTGTGGAAGATCACCTTTTTGACACCCTGCCACTCGAAGTCAAAGAAGCATTGAATCAAGACACAAATGTTCCTTTTGCAAATGGGATTTAA